TCTGCGTGCTTTCCAAATAGTTGATTGTTTTATCTGCTCAAAAATTAGGCGACTATAGGTCAGATGTTGTGCAGCTCTGGTTTGCCGCTTTCTGGTTCTCAAAATGAACGCGTGTTTTTGTGAAAACTAGAGAGGCTCCGGCCTTGGATGTGCGGGCGGAGGGTATGTTTGTCTCCGGTATAGGTGTGCTTCATGCATTATCTCACCTGATTAAGCGTTAAGGCCGCTAGGGCCGTTGGGCTTTGGGCAAAAAAAAACCGGACCAAAGGTCCGGTTTAGAAGTGATGAATGATAAAGCACCTAATGGGTGTAATCACCTTCCAGAGGGGAACAGCTGATCATGTGTCGATGTCACTGGGAGGAGAGGTGTGACAACAACTGATCAACAGCACGTGTATATATGCAGTGCAGCACGGTTCTAGCAATAGTGAATTTTTGCATTGCAGCTATGCATTCTGAGGGGGTCTATATTCCCGCGGTGTTTTCCTGCAGGATCTGACAACTATCGGGTAGGTAACTCTACGGAAGATATTGTCATTTTGGGATAGTCGACTTGAAAAACTAGCCCCACAGCATGACTGAAGGGCCTTGTGTCTTTCAAAGTAATTCTAGTTTTTGCAGTGCAAAACAGAAGAGCGTTTTTCTGAGTTATCCGAGTAGTTAGGGAAGGCCTCATAAGCGACTGCTTGGTTGAAGATCGTTCAGCTCTAGTGCGTCCAGCGTTCAGCGTAGGAAACGAGAAAATCTCTGAAGGCCGTAACGCGGGCCGTATTCTTCAGCTCGGATGGATAAACGAAGTAAGTGTCAAAGCTTGGCAGCTCTTCCTGTGTGACAGACATTACCTGTTTGATACCTGCACTCGGTTCCACCATGTAGTCTGGCAGAATGGCGATGCCGACACCGGTTTGTACAGCTTTCTTGATGCCGGACAGGTTGTTCACCCTCAAAGAGACATCGCGCCTTTCGCCATTGGGCAGGCCAGCCGTCGCGAGCCAGTTCATGGCACGCAGGTAATTGGCCATGTTTTCGCCAATGGTGATGAGGCGGTGATGGTCTAAATCTTCAATAGTGCTCGGGCTTCCAAACCGCTCGATGTACTTCGGGGAGGCGTAAACGTGGAAGTGCACGGTGAAGAGCTTGCGCTGGATGAGGTCTGGCTGGGTGGGCTGGCGTAGACGGATCGCAACATCGGCCTCGCGCATACCTAGATCAAGCTCATCATCCTTACAGATGATTTCCAGCTGCATTTCCGGATAAAGGTCTACAAACTCGTTGACGCGCTGTGTGAGCCATGTGGAGCCCAGGCCGACGGTGGTGGTCACCCGCAATGTGCCACTTGGCTTTTCCTTGGAGTCAGTCAGGCGAGACTGAACAGTTTCAAGTTTTAGCAGAACTTCACGGGCTGTCCGGTACAGGAGCTCGCCCTGTTCCGTTGGTATCAGCCCGCGTGCATGCCTGTGGAACAGGGGAACACCCAGCTCAGCTTCCAGCGCACTTACCTGCCGGCTTACTGCCGACTGACTCATGTTGAGTGCTTCGCCTGCGTGGGTAAAGCTTCCTGCCTGTGCAGCTGCGTGAAAAATTCGCAGCTTGTCCCAATCTAAAGAACGCCCTGGCATTCGTCTTTCCCCCTGTTCTTACAGCTGTTTATTCAGCTGCTTCGCTTGTTGTTGCTACTGCGGCAAGGTAGCGCTCTGCTTCCAAAGCTGCCATGCAGCCCATTCCGGCAGCTGTTACAGCCTGACGGTAATGTTCGTCTGTCACGTCGCCCGCAGCGTAAACACCCGGGATAGAAGTCTGAGTTGAATCAGCCTCTGTCCAGATGTAACCGGAATCTTTCATTTTCACTTGATCTTTGACAAGATCAACTGCTGGAGCATGACCAATTGCAATGAATACACCATCAGTTGGGTATTCAGAGGTTTTGCCAGTCTTACGGTTCTTCAAACGGATGCCATTTACAACAGCTGGGCTTTCAGTGCCGAGAATTTCTTCGACCTGACTGTCCCAGATGACGTTGATCTTTTCGTTCTTGAACAGGCGGTCCTGAAGGATCTTTTCGGAAC
The window above is part of the Pseudovibrio sp. Tun.PSC04-5.I4 genome. Proteins encoded here:
- a CDS encoding LysR family transcriptional regulator; protein product: MPGRSLDWDKLRIFHAAAQAGSFTHAGEALNMSQSAVSRQVSALEAELGVPLFHRHARGLIPTEQGELLYRTAREVLLKLETVQSRLTDSKEKPSGTLRVTTTVGLGSTWLTQRVNEFVDLYPEMQLEIICKDDELDLGMREADVAIRLRQPTQPDLIQRKLFTVHFHVYASPKYIERFGSPSTIEDLDHHRLITIGENMANYLRAMNWLATAGLPNGERRDVSLRVNNLSGIKKAVQTGVGIAILPDYMVEPSAGIKQVMSVTQEELPSFDTYFVYPSELKNTARVTAFRDFLVSYAERWTH